A region from the Tachyglossus aculeatus isolate mTacAcu1 chromosome X2, mTacAcu1.pri, whole genome shotgun sequence genome encodes:
- the CDKN2D gene encoding cyclin-dependent kinase 4 inhibitor D encodes MLREGEICAGDRLSGAAARGDLAQVRRLLHQELVHPDSVNRFGRTALQTMMFGSPSIALELLKQGASPNVQDASGITPAHDAARTGFLDTLQALVEHGADVNIPDAEGSLPFHLAVRERHLTVMAYLAPRTKLKPRDPNSHDPPEPEEQPGWVETPEMADPAERDSSPSML; translated from the exons ATGCTGCGGGAAGGCGAGATCTGCGCCGGAGACCGGTTAAGCGGCGCCGCCGCCCGGGGGGACTTGGCCCAGGTGCGGCGTCTCTTACACCAGGAGCTGGTGCATCCCGATTCCGTGAACCGGTTCGGCCGCACCGCGCTGCAG ACCATGATGTTTGGGAGCCCTTCCATTGCCCTGGAGCTGCTGAAGCAAGGAGCCAGCCCCAACGTCCAAGATGCGTCGGGCATAACACCCGCTCACGACGCTGCCCGCACCGGCTTTCTGGACACACTGCAGGCCCTGGTGGAACACGGGGCTGACGTGAATATACCCGATGCCGAAGGGTCCCTGCCTTTCCATCTGGCCGTGCGTGAGAGGCACCTAACCGTGATGGCCTACCTGGCCCCACGAACCAAACTCAAGCCCCGGGACCCCAACAGCCACGATCCACCCGAGCCAGAGGAGCAGCCAGGGTGGGTCGAGACCCCCGAGATGGCAGATCCCGCCGAGAGGGACTCCTCTCCCTCCATGCTGTGA
- the AP1M2 gene encoding AP-1 complex subunit mu-2 isoform X3 yields MSASAVFILDLKGKPLISRNYKGDVSMGEIDHFMPLLVQKEEEGVLTPLLTHGKVHFLWIKYSNLYLVATTLKNANASLVYSFLYKTVEVFSEYFKELEEESIRDNFVIVYELLDELMDFGFPQTTDSKILQEYITQQGNKLDTGKSRVPPTVTNAVSWRSEGIKYKKNEVFIDVIESVNLLVNGNGSVLLSEIVGTIKLKVFLSGMPELRLGLNDRVLFELTGRNKNKSVELEDVKFHQCVRLSRFDNDRTISFIPPDGDFELMSYRLNTQVKPLIWIESVIEKFSHSRVEIMVKAKGQFKKQSVANGVEISVPVPSDADSPRFKTSVGSARYLPEKNMVIWTIKSFPGGKDYLMRAHFGLPSVEKEEVEGRPPISVKFEIPYFTVSGIQVRYMKIIEKSGYQALPWVRYITQSGDYQLRTN; encoded by the exons ATGTCCGCCTCGGCCGTCTTCATTTTGGATCTGAAGGGCAAG cccctgatcAGCCGGAACTACAAGGGGGACGTGAGCATGGGGGAGATCGACCACTTCATGCCGCTGCTggtgcagaaggaggaggagggggtgctcACCCCGCTGCTAACTCACGGCAAAGTGCACTTCCTCTGGATCAAGTACAGCAACCTCTACC TGGTGGCGACCACGCTAAAGAATGCAAATGCATCTCTGGTCTACTCCTTCCTTTACAAGACTGTGGAG GTGTTCTCCGAGTACTTCaaggagctggaggaagaaaGCATCCGAGACAACTTTGTCATTGTGTACGAGCTACTGGATGAACTCATGGACTTCGGCTTTCCCCAGACCACGGACAGCAAGATCCTGCAAGA GTACATCACCCAGCAGGGCAATAAATTGGATACGGGCAAATCCCGGGTGCCTCCAACAGTCACCAATGCTGTGTCCTGGCGCTCAGAGGGTATCAAGTACAAGAAGAACGAAGTCTTCATTGATGTCATTGAGTCTGTCAACCTGCTG GTGAATGGCAACGGCAGCGTGCTGCTTAGTGAGATCGTGGGCACCATCAAGCTGAAGGTCTTTCTGTCGGGGATGCCAGAGCTGCGACTTGGCCTCAATGACCGCGTCCTGTTCGAGCTCACGGGAC gcaatAAGAACAAGTCCGTGGAGCTGGAGGATGTAAAGTTTCACCAGTGTGTGCGGCTGTCTCGCTTCGACAACGACCGCACCATCTCCTTCATACCGCCCGATGGTGACTTTGAGCTCATGTCCTATCGGCTCAACACTCAG GTGAAGCCCTTGATCTGGATCGAGTCTGTCATTGAGAAGTTTTCACACAGCCGTGTGGAGATCATGGTCAAG GCAAAGGGGCAGTTCAAGAAGCAGTCGGTGGCTAATGGAGTGGAGATCTCTGTCCCCGTGCCCAGTGATGCCGATTCTCCCCGCTTCAAAACCAGCGTGGGCAGCGCCAGGTACCTCCCTGAGAAGAACATGGTGATTTGGACCATCAAATCCTTCCCG GGCGGGAAGGATTATCTGATGCGGGCTCACTTTGGCCTGCCCagcgtggagaaggaggaggtggaaggccgGCCCCCCATCTCGGTCAAGTTTGAGATCCCGTACTTCACTGTCTCCGGCATCCAG GTCCGGTACATGAAGATCATTGAGAAGAGTGGCTACCAGGCTCTTCCTTGGGTCCGCTACATCACCCAGAGTGGGG atTATCAACTTCGAACCAATTAG
- the AP1M2 gene encoding AP-1 complex subunit mu-2 isoform X2 — protein MSASAVFILDLKGKPLISRNYKGDVSMGEIDHFMPLLVQKEEEGVLTPLLTHGKVHFLWIKYSNLYLVATTLKNANASLVYSFLYKTVEVFSEYFKELEEESIRDNFVIVYELLDELMDFGFPQTTDSKILQEYITQQGNKLDTGKSRVPPTVTNAVSWRSEGIKYKKNEVFIDVIESVNLLVNGNGSVLLSEIVGTIKLKVFLSGMPELRLGLNDRVLFELTGLPGNKNKSVELEDVKFHQCVRLSRFDNDRTISFIPPDGDFELMSYRLNTQVKPLIWIESVIEKFSHSRVEIMVKAKGQFKKQSVANGVEISVPVPSDADSPRFKTSVGSARYLPEKNMVIWTIKSFPGGKDYLMRAHFGLPSVEKEEVEGRPPISVKFEIPYFTVSGIQVRYMKIIEKSGYQALPWVRYITQSGDYQLRTN, from the exons ATGTCCGCCTCGGCCGTCTTCATTTTGGATCTGAAGGGCAAG cccctgatcAGCCGGAACTACAAGGGGGACGTGAGCATGGGGGAGATCGACCACTTCATGCCGCTGCTggtgcagaaggaggaggagggggtgctcACCCCGCTGCTAACTCACGGCAAAGTGCACTTCCTCTGGATCAAGTACAGCAACCTCTACC TGGTGGCGACCACGCTAAAGAATGCAAATGCATCTCTGGTCTACTCCTTCCTTTACAAGACTGTGGAG GTGTTCTCCGAGTACTTCaaggagctggaggaagaaaGCATCCGAGACAACTTTGTCATTGTGTACGAGCTACTGGATGAACTCATGGACTTCGGCTTTCCCCAGACCACGGACAGCAAGATCCTGCAAGA GTACATCACCCAGCAGGGCAATAAATTGGATACGGGCAAATCCCGGGTGCCTCCAACAGTCACCAATGCTGTGTCCTGGCGCTCAGAGGGTATCAAGTACAAGAAGAACGAAGTCTTCATTGATGTCATTGAGTCTGTCAACCTGCTG GTGAATGGCAACGGCAGCGTGCTGCTTAGTGAGATCGTGGGCACCATCAAGCTGAAGGTCTTTCTGTCGGGGATGCCAGAGCTGCGACTTGGCCTCAATGACCGCGTCCTGTTCGAGCTCACGGGAC ttccaggcaatAAGAACAAGTCCGTGGAGCTGGAGGATGTAAAGTTTCACCAGTGTGTGCGGCTGTCTCGCTTCGACAACGACCGCACCATCTCCTTCATACCGCCCGATGGTGACTTTGAGCTCATGTCCTATCGGCTCAACACTCAG GTGAAGCCCTTGATCTGGATCGAGTCTGTCATTGAGAAGTTTTCACACAGCCGTGTGGAGATCATGGTCAAG GCAAAGGGGCAGTTCAAGAAGCAGTCGGTGGCTAATGGAGTGGAGATCTCTGTCCCCGTGCCCAGTGATGCCGATTCTCCCCGCTTCAAAACCAGCGTGGGCAGCGCCAGGTACCTCCCTGAGAAGAACATGGTGATTTGGACCATCAAATCCTTCCCG GGCGGGAAGGATTATCTGATGCGGGCTCACTTTGGCCTGCCCagcgtggagaaggaggaggtggaaggccgGCCCCCCATCTCGGTCAAGTTTGAGATCCCGTACTTCACTGTCTCCGGCATCCAG GTCCGGTACATGAAGATCATTGAGAAGAGTGGCTACCAGGCTCTTCCTTGGGTCCGCTACATCACCCAGAGTGGGG atTATCAACTTCGAACCAATTAG
- the AP1M2 gene encoding AP-1 complex subunit mu-2 isoform X1, with translation MSASAVFILDLKGKPLISRNYKGDVSMGEIDHFMPLLVQKEEEGVLTPLLTHGKVHFLWIKYSNLYLVATTLKNANASLVYSFLYKTVEVFSEYFKELEEESIRDNFVIVYELLDELMDFGFPQTTDSKILQEYITQQGNKLDTGKSRVPPTVTNAVSWRSEGIKYKKNEVFIDVIESVNLLVNGNGSVLLSEIVGTIKLKVFLSGMPELRLGLNDRVLFELTGRKSWGNKNKSVELEDVKFHQCVRLSRFDNDRTISFIPPDGDFELMSYRLNTQVKPLIWIESVIEKFSHSRVEIMVKAKGQFKKQSVANGVEISVPVPSDADSPRFKTSVGSARYLPEKNMVIWTIKSFPGGKDYLMRAHFGLPSVEKEEVEGRPPISVKFEIPYFTVSGIQVRYMKIIEKSGYQALPWVRYITQSGDYQLRTN, from the exons ATGTCCGCCTCGGCCGTCTTCATTTTGGATCTGAAGGGCAAG cccctgatcAGCCGGAACTACAAGGGGGACGTGAGCATGGGGGAGATCGACCACTTCATGCCGCTGCTggtgcagaaggaggaggagggggtgctcACCCCGCTGCTAACTCACGGCAAAGTGCACTTCCTCTGGATCAAGTACAGCAACCTCTACC TGGTGGCGACCACGCTAAAGAATGCAAATGCATCTCTGGTCTACTCCTTCCTTTACAAGACTGTGGAG GTGTTCTCCGAGTACTTCaaggagctggaggaagaaaGCATCCGAGACAACTTTGTCATTGTGTACGAGCTACTGGATGAACTCATGGACTTCGGCTTTCCCCAGACCACGGACAGCAAGATCCTGCAAGA GTACATCACCCAGCAGGGCAATAAATTGGATACGGGCAAATCCCGGGTGCCTCCAACAGTCACCAATGCTGTGTCCTGGCGCTCAGAGGGTATCAAGTACAAGAAGAACGAAGTCTTCATTGATGTCATTGAGTCTGTCAACCTGCTG GTGAATGGCAACGGCAGCGTGCTGCTTAGTGAGATCGTGGGCACCATCAAGCTGAAGGTCTTTCTGTCGGGGATGCCAGAGCTGCGACTTGGCCTCAATGACCGCGTCCTGTTCGAGCTCACGGGACGTAAGTCCTGGG gcaatAAGAACAAGTCCGTGGAGCTGGAGGATGTAAAGTTTCACCAGTGTGTGCGGCTGTCTCGCTTCGACAACGACCGCACCATCTCCTTCATACCGCCCGATGGTGACTTTGAGCTCATGTCCTATCGGCTCAACACTCAG GTGAAGCCCTTGATCTGGATCGAGTCTGTCATTGAGAAGTTTTCACACAGCCGTGTGGAGATCATGGTCAAG GCAAAGGGGCAGTTCAAGAAGCAGTCGGTGGCTAATGGAGTGGAGATCTCTGTCCCCGTGCCCAGTGATGCCGATTCTCCCCGCTTCAAAACCAGCGTGGGCAGCGCCAGGTACCTCCCTGAGAAGAACATGGTGATTTGGACCATCAAATCCTTCCCG GGCGGGAAGGATTATCTGATGCGGGCTCACTTTGGCCTGCCCagcgtggagaaggaggaggtggaaggccgGCCCCCCATCTCGGTCAAGTTTGAGATCCCGTACTTCACTGTCTCCGGCATCCAG GTCCGGTACATGAAGATCATTGAGAAGAGTGGCTACCAGGCTCTTCCTTGGGTCCGCTACATCACCCAGAGTGGGG atTATCAACTTCGAACCAATTAG